CGGCCTCGCTCTCATGGCGCTTGAGCAGCCATTGCTGCTGCTGCGCGAGCGTTGCCTGCGACTGGAGCTGGTGATAGTGCTGCGCGACCTCGGCCTGCTTTTCCAGCTTGTCCAGGTTCGCGTTGAGCTCGCGCAGGATGTCCTCGACCCGGGTCAGGTTCTCGCGCGCGTCGGTCAGGCGGTTCTCCGTCTCGCGGCGCCGCTCCTTGTACTTCGAGACGCCGGCCGCCTCTTCGAGGAACAGGCGCAGTTCCTCGGGCTTCGATTCGATGATGCGGCTGATCGTGCCCTGGCCGATGATCGCGTACGCGCGCGGTCCCAGGCCGGTGCCGAGGAACACGTCCTGCACGTCGCGCCGACGCACCGGCTGGTTGTTGATGAAATAGCTGCTGGTGCCGTCGCGCGTCAACACCCGTTTCACCGCGATCTCGGTGAACTGGCTCCACTGGCCGCCGGCGCGGTGATCGGCGTTGTCGAACACCAGTTCGACGCTGGAGCGGCTCGCCGGCTTGCGCAGGTTCGTGCCATTGAAGATCACGTCCTGCATCGACTCGCCGCGCAGCTCGGATGCGCGACTTTCGCCCAGCACCCAGCGCACCGCGTCCATGATGTTGGACTTGCCGCAGCCGTTCGGGCCGACCACGCCGACGAGTTGTCCCGGCATCAGGAAATTGGTCGGTTCGGCGAACGATTTGAAACCGGAGAGCTTGATCGAATTGAGGCGCACGTGCTGGGAGCGTTGACTGGGCCGGATGTGACCGATCGGAGCGCGAACCAGGCGCTTTCCGCCGGGCAGCCGTGATGATACCGTGCCGCCTCGCGGACAATCTCGTTACCCCGATGCCGTAGCCGGCCTCAGCTTGGCCTAAGTACGAACGCGTATGCTCACAGCGGCCCGGCGTCGTTTGCCGCGTGCCGGCCTGCAACCAAGAACCCATCCCGATGTCGCTCGAAGAACTGAATCGCTCACTGTTCCTGCTGATCAACGGCCCGGCCGACCCGAGCGCAGGCATGCTGGTCTTTGCCAAGCTGTGCGCCGCGCTGCTGGTGCTGGCGGTGCCGCTCTACCTGATCGTCGGCTGGCTGCGCGGCAGCGAAGCGCAGCGCCGGCGCCTGCTCGAAGCGGCTCTCGCCTTGGGCCTGGGGCTGTTGATCGCGTGGGTGATCGGCGCCCTCTGGCCGCGCCCGCGCCCGTTCATGGTCCCGATCGGCCATCTGCTCATGGCGCATGCGCCGAACGCATCGTTCCCCAGCGACCACCTGACCGGCATCTGGAGCGTCGCGTTCAGCCTGCTGCTGCAACGCGGCGCGCGCGGCGCCGGCGTCTGGCTCGCGCTGCTCGGCCTGCCGGTGGCCTGGGCGCGCATCTATCTGGGCATCCACTTCCCGATCGACATGGCCGGCGCGGCGCTGATCGCGCTGGTCAGCGCCGGGGTGTTGCGGATCGGCGCGCGCGCGATAGTCACCCCGCTGTTCCCGTGGGCCAACACCGTGTACCGGCGGCTGTTCGCGCCGCTGATCCGACGCGGCTGGGCC
This genomic interval from Burkholderiaceae bacterium contains the following:
- a CDS encoding Undecaprenyl-diphosphatase BcrC, conveys bacitracin resistance — its product is MSLEELNRSLFLLINGPADPSAGMLVFAKLCAALLVLAVPLYLIVGWLRGSEAQRRRLLEAALALGLGLLIAWVIGALWPRPRPFMVPIGHLLMAHAPNASFPSDHLTGIWSVAFSLLLQRGARGAGVWLALLGLPVAWARIYLGIHFPIDMAGAALIALVSAGVLRIGARAIVTPLFPWANTVYRRLFAPLIRRGWAAY